One Symphalangus syndactylus isolate Jambi chromosome 20, NHGRI_mSymSyn1-v2.1_pri, whole genome shotgun sequence DNA segment encodes these proteins:
- the UBTF gene encoding nucleolar transcription factor 1 isoform X1, translated as MNGEADCPTDLEMAAPKGQDRWSQEDMLTLLECMKNNLPSNDSSKFKTTESHMDWEKVAFKDFSGDMCKLKWVEISNEVRKFRTLTELILDAQEHVKNPYKGKKLKKHPDFPKKPLTPYFRFFMEKRAKYAKLHPEMSNLDLTKILSKKYKELPEKKKMKYIQDFQREKQEFERNLARFREDHPDLIQNAKKSDIPEKPKTPQQLWYTHEKKVYLKVRPDATTKEVKDSLGKQWSQLSDKKRLKWIHKALEQRKEYEEIMRDYIQKHPELNISEEGITKSTLTKAERQLKDKFDGRPTKPPPNSYSLYCAELMANMKDVPSTERMVLCSQQWKLLSQKEKDAYHKKCDQKKKDYEVELLRFLESLPEEEQQRVLGEEKMLNINKKQATSPASKKPAQEGGKGGSEKPKRPVSAMFIFSEEKRRQLQEERPELSESELTRLLARMWNDLSEKKKAKYKAREAALKAQSERKPGGEREERGKLPESPKRAEEIWQQSVIGDYLARFKNDRVKALKAMEMTWNNMEKKEKLMWIKKAAEDQKRYERELSEMRAPPAATNSSKKMKFQGEPKKPPMNGYQKFSQELLSNGELNHLPLKERMVEIGSRWQRISQSQKEHYKKLAEEQQKQYKVHLDLWVKSLSPQDRAAYKEYISNKRKSMTKLRGPNPKSSRTTLQSKSESEEDDEEDEDDEDEDEEEEDDENGDSSEDGGDSSESSSEDESEDGDENEEDDEDEDDDEDDDEDEDNESEGSSSSSSSSGDSSDSDSN; from the exons ATGAACGGAGAAGCCGACTGCCCCACAGACCTGGAAATGGCCGCCCCCAAAGGCCAAG ACCGTTGGTCCCAGGAAGACATGCTGACTTTGCTGGAATGCATGAAGAACAACCTTCCATCCAATGACAGCTCCAAGTTCAAAACCACCGAATCACATATGGACTGGGAAAAAGTAGCATTTAAGGACTTTTCTGGAGACATGTGCAAGCTCAAATGGGTGGAGATTTCCAATGAG GTGAGGAAGTTCCGTACATTGACAGAATTGATCCTTGATGCTCAGGAACATGTTAAAAACCCTTACAAAGGCAAAAAACTCAAG aaacacccagaCTTCCCAAAGAAGCCCCTGACCCCTTATTTCCGCTTCTTCATGGAGAAGCGGGCCAAGTATGCAAAACTCCACCCTGAGATGAGCAACCTGGACCTAACCAAGATTCTGTCCAAGAAATACAAGGAGCTTCCGGAGAAGAAGAAG ATGAAATATATTCAGGACttccagagagagaaacaggagtTCGAGCGAAACCTGGCCCGATTCAG GGAGGATCACCCCGACCTAATCCAGAATGCCAAGAAATCGGACATCCCAGAGAAGCCCAAAACCCCCCAGCAGCTGTGGTACACCCACGAGAAGAAGGTGTATCTCAAAGTGCGGCCAGAT GCCACTACGAAGGAGGTGAAGGACTCCCTGGGGAAGCAGTGGTCTCAGCTCTCGGACAAAAAGAGGCTGAAATGGATTCATAAGGCCCTGGAGCAGCGGAAGGAGTACGAG GAGATCATGAGAGACTATATCCAGAAGCACCCAGAGCTGAACATCAGTGAGGAGGGTATCACCAAGTCCACCCTCACCAAGGCTGAACGCCAGCTCAAGGACAAGTTTGACGGGCGACCCACCAAGCCACCTCC GAACAGCTACTCGCTGTACTGCGCAGAGCTCATGGCCAACATGAAGGACGTGCCCAGCACGGAGCGCATGGTGCTGTGCAGCCAGCAGTGGAAGCTGCTGTCCCAGAAGGAGAAGGACGCCTATCACAAGAAGTGTGACCAG aaaaagaaagattacGAGGTGGAGCTGCTCCGTTTCCTCGAG AGCCTGCCCGAGGAGGAGCAGCAGCGGGTCTTGGGGGAAGAGAAGATGCTGAACATCAACAAGAAGCAGGCCACCAGCCCTGCCTCCAAGAAGCCAGCCCAGGAAGGGGGCAAG GGCGGCTCCGAGAAGCCCAAGCGGCCCGTGTCGGCCATGTTCATCTTCTCGGAGGAGAAGCGGCGGCAGCTGCAGGAGGAGCGGCCTGAGCTCTCCGAGAGCGAGCTGACTCGCCTGCTGGCCCGAATGTGGAACGACCTGTCTGAGAAGAAGAAG GCCAAGTACAAGGCCCGGGAGGCGGCGCTCAAGGCTCAGTCGGAGAGGAAGCCCGGTGGGGAGCGCGAGGAACGGGGCAAGCTGCCCGAGTCCCCCAAGAGAGCTGAAGAGATCTGGCAACAGAGCGTTATCGGCGACTACCTGGCCCGCTTCAAG AATGATCGGGTGAAGGCCTTGAAAGCCATGGAAATGACCTGGAATAACATGGAAAAGAAGGAGAAACTGATGTGGATTAAGAAGGCAGCCGAAGACCAAAAGCGATACGAG AGAGAGCTGAGTGAGATGCGGGCACCTCCAGCTGCTACAAATTCTTCCAAGAAGATGAAATTCCAGGGAGAACCCAAGAAGCCTCCCAT gaacGGTTACCAGAAGTTCTCCCAGGAGCTGCTGTCCAATGGGGAGCTGAACCACCTGCCGCTGAAGGAGCGCATGGTGGAGATCGGCAGCCGCTGGCAGCGCATCTCCCAGAGCCAGAAGGAGCACTATAAAAAGCTGGCCGAGGAGCAGCAAAAGCAGTACAAGGTGCACCTGGACCTCTGGGTCAAG AGCCTGTCTCCCCAGGACCGTGCAGCATATAAAGAGTACATCTCCAAC AAACGTAAGAGCATGACCAAGCTGCGAGGCCCAAACCCCAAATCCAGCCGGACTACTCTGCAGTCCAAGTCG GAGTCCGAGGAGGATGATGAAGAGGATGAGGATGACGAGGACGaggatgaagaagaggaagatgaTGAGAATGGGGACTCCTCTGAAGATGGCGGTGACTCCTCTGAGTCCAGCAGTGAGGACGAGAGCGAGGATGGGGACGAG AATGAAGAGGATGACGAGGACGAAGACGACGACGaggatgatgatgaggatgaagacaaCGAGTCCGAGGGCAGCagctccagctcctcctcctcaggGGACTCCTCAGACTCTGACTCCAACTGA
- the UBTF gene encoding nucleolar transcription factor 1 isoform X5 codes for MNGEADCPTDLEMAAPKGQDRWSQEDMLTLLECMKNNLPSNDSSKFKTTESHMDWEKVAFKDFSGDMCKLKWVEISNEVRKFRTLTELILDAQEHVKNPYKGKKLKKHPDFPKKPLTPYFRFFMEKRAKYAKLHPEMSNLDLTKILSKKYKELPEKKKMKYIQDFQREKQEFERNLARFREDHPDLIQNAKKSDIPEKPKTPQQLWYTHEKKVYLKVRPDEIMRDYIQKHPELNISEEGITKSTLTKAERQLKDKFDGRPTKPPPNSYSLYCAELMANMKDVPSTERMVLCSQQWKLLSQKEKDAYHKKCDQKKKDYEVELLRFLESLPEEEQQRVLGEEKMLNINKKQATSPASKKPAQEGGKAKYKAREAALKAQSERKPGGEREERGKLPESPKRAEEIWQQSVIGDYLARFKNDRVKALKAMEMTWNNMEKKEKLMWIKKAAEDQKRYERELSEMRAPPAATNSSKKMKFQGEPKKPPMNGYQKFSQELLSNGELNHLPLKERMVEIGSRWQRISQSQKEHYKKLAEEQQKQYKVHLDLWVKSLSPQDRAAYKEYISNKRKSMTKLRGPNPKSSRTTLQSKSESEEDDEEDEDDEDEDEEEEDDENGDSSEDGGDSSESSSEDESEDGDENEEDDEDEDDDEDDDEDEDNESEGSSSSSSSSGDSSDSDSN; via the exons ATGAACGGAGAAGCCGACTGCCCCACAGACCTGGAAATGGCCGCCCCCAAAGGCCAAG ACCGTTGGTCCCAGGAAGACATGCTGACTTTGCTGGAATGCATGAAGAACAACCTTCCATCCAATGACAGCTCCAAGTTCAAAACCACCGAATCACATATGGACTGGGAAAAAGTAGCATTTAAGGACTTTTCTGGAGACATGTGCAAGCTCAAATGGGTGGAGATTTCCAATGAG GTGAGGAAGTTCCGTACATTGACAGAATTGATCCTTGATGCTCAGGAACATGTTAAAAACCCTTACAAAGGCAAAAAACTCAAG aaacacccagaCTTCCCAAAGAAGCCCCTGACCCCTTATTTCCGCTTCTTCATGGAGAAGCGGGCCAAGTATGCAAAACTCCACCCTGAGATGAGCAACCTGGACCTAACCAAGATTCTGTCCAAGAAATACAAGGAGCTTCCGGAGAAGAAGAAG ATGAAATATATTCAGGACttccagagagagaaacaggagtTCGAGCGAAACCTGGCCCGATTCAG GGAGGATCACCCCGACCTAATCCAGAATGCCAAGAAATCGGACATCCCAGAGAAGCCCAAAACCCCCCAGCAGCTGTGGTACACCCACGAGAAGAAGGTGTATCTCAAAGTGCGGCCAGAT GAGATCATGAGAGACTATATCCAGAAGCACCCAGAGCTGAACATCAGTGAGGAGGGTATCACCAAGTCCACCCTCACCAAGGCTGAACGCCAGCTCAAGGACAAGTTTGACGGGCGACCCACCAAGCCACCTCC GAACAGCTACTCGCTGTACTGCGCAGAGCTCATGGCCAACATGAAGGACGTGCCCAGCACGGAGCGCATGGTGCTGTGCAGCCAGCAGTGGAAGCTGCTGTCCCAGAAGGAGAAGGACGCCTATCACAAGAAGTGTGACCAG aaaaagaaagattacGAGGTGGAGCTGCTCCGTTTCCTCGAG AGCCTGCCCGAGGAGGAGCAGCAGCGGGTCTTGGGGGAAGAGAAGATGCTGAACATCAACAAGAAGCAGGCCACCAGCCCTGCCTCCAAGAAGCCAGCCCAGGAAGGGGGCAAG GCCAAGTACAAGGCCCGGGAGGCGGCGCTCAAGGCTCAGTCGGAGAGGAAGCCCGGTGGGGAGCGCGAGGAACGGGGCAAGCTGCCCGAGTCCCCCAAGAGAGCTGAAGAGATCTGGCAACAGAGCGTTATCGGCGACTACCTGGCCCGCTTCAAG AATGATCGGGTGAAGGCCTTGAAAGCCATGGAAATGACCTGGAATAACATGGAAAAGAAGGAGAAACTGATGTGGATTAAGAAGGCAGCCGAAGACCAAAAGCGATACGAG AGAGAGCTGAGTGAGATGCGGGCACCTCCAGCTGCTACAAATTCTTCCAAGAAGATGAAATTCCAGGGAGAACCCAAGAAGCCTCCCAT gaacGGTTACCAGAAGTTCTCCCAGGAGCTGCTGTCCAATGGGGAGCTGAACCACCTGCCGCTGAAGGAGCGCATGGTGGAGATCGGCAGCCGCTGGCAGCGCATCTCCCAGAGCCAGAAGGAGCACTATAAAAAGCTGGCCGAGGAGCAGCAAAAGCAGTACAAGGTGCACCTGGACCTCTGGGTCAAG AGCCTGTCTCCCCAGGACCGTGCAGCATATAAAGAGTACATCTCCAAC AAACGTAAGAGCATGACCAAGCTGCGAGGCCCAAACCCCAAATCCAGCCGGACTACTCTGCAGTCCAAGTCG GAGTCCGAGGAGGATGATGAAGAGGATGAGGATGACGAGGACGaggatgaagaagaggaagatgaTGAGAATGGGGACTCCTCTGAAGATGGCGGTGACTCCTCTGAGTCCAGCAGTGAGGACGAGAGCGAGGATGGGGACGAG AATGAAGAGGATGACGAGGACGAAGACGACGACGaggatgatgatgaggatgaagacaaCGAGTCCGAGGGCAGCagctccagctcctcctcctcaggGGACTCCTCAGACTCTGACTCCAACTGA
- the UBTF gene encoding nucleolar transcription factor 1 isoform X2, with the protein MNGEADCPTDLEMAAPKGQDRWSQEDMLTLLECMKNNLPSNDSSKFKTTESHMDWEKVAFKDFSGDMCKLKWVEISNEVRKFRTLTELILDAQEHVKNPYKGKKLKKHPDFPKKPLTPYFRFFMEKRAKYAKLHPEMSNLDLTKILSKKYKELPEKKKMKYIQDFQREKQEFERNLARFREDHPDLIQNAKKSDIPEKPKTPQQLWYTHEKKVYLKVRPDEIMRDYIQKHPELNISEEGITKSTLTKAERQLKDKFDGRPTKPPPNSYSLYCAELMANMKDVPSTERMVLCSQQWKLLSQKEKDAYHKKCDQKKKDYEVELLRFLESLPEEEQQRVLGEEKMLNINKKQATSPASKKPAQEGGKGGSEKPKRPVSAMFIFSEEKRRQLQEERPELSESELTRLLARMWNDLSEKKKAKYKAREAALKAQSERKPGGEREERGKLPESPKRAEEIWQQSVIGDYLARFKNDRVKALKAMEMTWNNMEKKEKLMWIKKAAEDQKRYERELSEMRAPPAATNSSKKMKFQGEPKKPPMNGYQKFSQELLSNGELNHLPLKERMVEIGSRWQRISQSQKEHYKKLAEEQQKQYKVHLDLWVKSLSPQDRAAYKEYISNKRKSMTKLRGPNPKSSRTTLQSKSESEEDDEEDEDDEDEDEEEEDDENGDSSEDGGDSSESSSEDESEDGDENEEDDEDEDDDEDDDEDEDNESEGSSSSSSSSGDSSDSDSN; encoded by the exons ATGAACGGAGAAGCCGACTGCCCCACAGACCTGGAAATGGCCGCCCCCAAAGGCCAAG ACCGTTGGTCCCAGGAAGACATGCTGACTTTGCTGGAATGCATGAAGAACAACCTTCCATCCAATGACAGCTCCAAGTTCAAAACCACCGAATCACATATGGACTGGGAAAAAGTAGCATTTAAGGACTTTTCTGGAGACATGTGCAAGCTCAAATGGGTGGAGATTTCCAATGAG GTGAGGAAGTTCCGTACATTGACAGAATTGATCCTTGATGCTCAGGAACATGTTAAAAACCCTTACAAAGGCAAAAAACTCAAG aaacacccagaCTTCCCAAAGAAGCCCCTGACCCCTTATTTCCGCTTCTTCATGGAGAAGCGGGCCAAGTATGCAAAACTCCACCCTGAGATGAGCAACCTGGACCTAACCAAGATTCTGTCCAAGAAATACAAGGAGCTTCCGGAGAAGAAGAAG ATGAAATATATTCAGGACttccagagagagaaacaggagtTCGAGCGAAACCTGGCCCGATTCAG GGAGGATCACCCCGACCTAATCCAGAATGCCAAGAAATCGGACATCCCAGAGAAGCCCAAAACCCCCCAGCAGCTGTGGTACACCCACGAGAAGAAGGTGTATCTCAAAGTGCGGCCAGAT GAGATCATGAGAGACTATATCCAGAAGCACCCAGAGCTGAACATCAGTGAGGAGGGTATCACCAAGTCCACCCTCACCAAGGCTGAACGCCAGCTCAAGGACAAGTTTGACGGGCGACCCACCAAGCCACCTCC GAACAGCTACTCGCTGTACTGCGCAGAGCTCATGGCCAACATGAAGGACGTGCCCAGCACGGAGCGCATGGTGCTGTGCAGCCAGCAGTGGAAGCTGCTGTCCCAGAAGGAGAAGGACGCCTATCACAAGAAGTGTGACCAG aaaaagaaagattacGAGGTGGAGCTGCTCCGTTTCCTCGAG AGCCTGCCCGAGGAGGAGCAGCAGCGGGTCTTGGGGGAAGAGAAGATGCTGAACATCAACAAGAAGCAGGCCACCAGCCCTGCCTCCAAGAAGCCAGCCCAGGAAGGGGGCAAG GGCGGCTCCGAGAAGCCCAAGCGGCCCGTGTCGGCCATGTTCATCTTCTCGGAGGAGAAGCGGCGGCAGCTGCAGGAGGAGCGGCCTGAGCTCTCCGAGAGCGAGCTGACTCGCCTGCTGGCCCGAATGTGGAACGACCTGTCTGAGAAGAAGAAG GCCAAGTACAAGGCCCGGGAGGCGGCGCTCAAGGCTCAGTCGGAGAGGAAGCCCGGTGGGGAGCGCGAGGAACGGGGCAAGCTGCCCGAGTCCCCCAAGAGAGCTGAAGAGATCTGGCAACAGAGCGTTATCGGCGACTACCTGGCCCGCTTCAAG AATGATCGGGTGAAGGCCTTGAAAGCCATGGAAATGACCTGGAATAACATGGAAAAGAAGGAGAAACTGATGTGGATTAAGAAGGCAGCCGAAGACCAAAAGCGATACGAG AGAGAGCTGAGTGAGATGCGGGCACCTCCAGCTGCTACAAATTCTTCCAAGAAGATGAAATTCCAGGGAGAACCCAAGAAGCCTCCCAT gaacGGTTACCAGAAGTTCTCCCAGGAGCTGCTGTCCAATGGGGAGCTGAACCACCTGCCGCTGAAGGAGCGCATGGTGGAGATCGGCAGCCGCTGGCAGCGCATCTCCCAGAGCCAGAAGGAGCACTATAAAAAGCTGGCCGAGGAGCAGCAAAAGCAGTACAAGGTGCACCTGGACCTCTGGGTCAAG AGCCTGTCTCCCCAGGACCGTGCAGCATATAAAGAGTACATCTCCAAC AAACGTAAGAGCATGACCAAGCTGCGAGGCCCAAACCCCAAATCCAGCCGGACTACTCTGCAGTCCAAGTCG GAGTCCGAGGAGGATGATGAAGAGGATGAGGATGACGAGGACGaggatgaagaagaggaagatgaTGAGAATGGGGACTCCTCTGAAGATGGCGGTGACTCCTCTGAGTCCAGCAGTGAGGACGAGAGCGAGGATGGGGACGAG AATGAAGAGGATGACGAGGACGAAGACGACGACGaggatgatgatgaggatgaagacaaCGAGTCCGAGGGCAGCagctccagctcctcctcctcaggGGACTCCTCAGACTCTGACTCCAACTGA
- the UBTF gene encoding nucleolar transcription factor 1 isoform X3, with translation MNGEADCPTDLEMAAPKGQDRWSQEDMLTLLECMKNNLPSNDSSKFKTTESHMDWEKVAFKDFSGDMCKLKWVEISNEVRKFRTLTELILDAQEHVKNPYKGKKLKKHPDFPKKPLTPYFRFFMEKRAKYAKLHPEMSNLDLTKILSKKYKELPEKKKMKYIQDFQREKQEFERNLARFREDHPDLIQNAKKSDIPEKPKTPQQLWYTHEKKVYLKVRPDATTKEVKDSLGKQWSQLSDKKRLKWIHKALEQRKEYEEIMRDYIQKHPELNISEEGITKSTLTKAERQLKDKFDGRPTKPPPNSYSLYCAELMANMKDVPSTERMVLCSQQWKLLSQKEKDAYHKKCDQKKKDYEVELLRFLESLPEEEQQRVLGEEKMLNINKKQATSPASKKPAQEGGKAKYKAREAALKAQSERKPGGEREERGKLPESPKRAEEIWQQSVIGDYLARFKNDRVKALKAMEMTWNNMEKKEKLMWIKKAAEDQKRYERELSEMRAPPAATNSSKKMKFQGEPKKPPMNGYQKFSQELLSNGELNHLPLKERMVEIGSRWQRISQSQKEHYKKLAEEQQKQYKVHLDLWVKSLSPQDRAAYKEYISNKRKSMTKLRGPNPKSSRTTLQSKSESEEDDEEDEDDEDEDEEEEDDENGDSSEDGGDSSESSSEDESEDGDENEEDDEDEDDDEDDDEDEDNESEGSSSSSSSSGDSSDSDSN, from the exons ATGAACGGAGAAGCCGACTGCCCCACAGACCTGGAAATGGCCGCCCCCAAAGGCCAAG ACCGTTGGTCCCAGGAAGACATGCTGACTTTGCTGGAATGCATGAAGAACAACCTTCCATCCAATGACAGCTCCAAGTTCAAAACCACCGAATCACATATGGACTGGGAAAAAGTAGCATTTAAGGACTTTTCTGGAGACATGTGCAAGCTCAAATGGGTGGAGATTTCCAATGAG GTGAGGAAGTTCCGTACATTGACAGAATTGATCCTTGATGCTCAGGAACATGTTAAAAACCCTTACAAAGGCAAAAAACTCAAG aaacacccagaCTTCCCAAAGAAGCCCCTGACCCCTTATTTCCGCTTCTTCATGGAGAAGCGGGCCAAGTATGCAAAACTCCACCCTGAGATGAGCAACCTGGACCTAACCAAGATTCTGTCCAAGAAATACAAGGAGCTTCCGGAGAAGAAGAAG ATGAAATATATTCAGGACttccagagagagaaacaggagtTCGAGCGAAACCTGGCCCGATTCAG GGAGGATCACCCCGACCTAATCCAGAATGCCAAGAAATCGGACATCCCAGAGAAGCCCAAAACCCCCCAGCAGCTGTGGTACACCCACGAGAAGAAGGTGTATCTCAAAGTGCGGCCAGAT GCCACTACGAAGGAGGTGAAGGACTCCCTGGGGAAGCAGTGGTCTCAGCTCTCGGACAAAAAGAGGCTGAAATGGATTCATAAGGCCCTGGAGCAGCGGAAGGAGTACGAG GAGATCATGAGAGACTATATCCAGAAGCACCCAGAGCTGAACATCAGTGAGGAGGGTATCACCAAGTCCACCCTCACCAAGGCTGAACGCCAGCTCAAGGACAAGTTTGACGGGCGACCCACCAAGCCACCTCC GAACAGCTACTCGCTGTACTGCGCAGAGCTCATGGCCAACATGAAGGACGTGCCCAGCACGGAGCGCATGGTGCTGTGCAGCCAGCAGTGGAAGCTGCTGTCCCAGAAGGAGAAGGACGCCTATCACAAGAAGTGTGACCAG aaaaagaaagattacGAGGTGGAGCTGCTCCGTTTCCTCGAG AGCCTGCCCGAGGAGGAGCAGCAGCGGGTCTTGGGGGAAGAGAAGATGCTGAACATCAACAAGAAGCAGGCCACCAGCCCTGCCTCCAAGAAGCCAGCCCAGGAAGGGGGCAAG GCCAAGTACAAGGCCCGGGAGGCGGCGCTCAAGGCTCAGTCGGAGAGGAAGCCCGGTGGGGAGCGCGAGGAACGGGGCAAGCTGCCCGAGTCCCCCAAGAGAGCTGAAGAGATCTGGCAACAGAGCGTTATCGGCGACTACCTGGCCCGCTTCAAG AATGATCGGGTGAAGGCCTTGAAAGCCATGGAAATGACCTGGAATAACATGGAAAAGAAGGAGAAACTGATGTGGATTAAGAAGGCAGCCGAAGACCAAAAGCGATACGAG AGAGAGCTGAGTGAGATGCGGGCACCTCCAGCTGCTACAAATTCTTCCAAGAAGATGAAATTCCAGGGAGAACCCAAGAAGCCTCCCAT gaacGGTTACCAGAAGTTCTCCCAGGAGCTGCTGTCCAATGGGGAGCTGAACCACCTGCCGCTGAAGGAGCGCATGGTGGAGATCGGCAGCCGCTGGCAGCGCATCTCCCAGAGCCAGAAGGAGCACTATAAAAAGCTGGCCGAGGAGCAGCAAAAGCAGTACAAGGTGCACCTGGACCTCTGGGTCAAG AGCCTGTCTCCCCAGGACCGTGCAGCATATAAAGAGTACATCTCCAAC AAACGTAAGAGCATGACCAAGCTGCGAGGCCCAAACCCCAAATCCAGCCGGACTACTCTGCAGTCCAAGTCG GAGTCCGAGGAGGATGATGAAGAGGATGAGGATGACGAGGACGaggatgaagaagaggaagatgaTGAGAATGGGGACTCCTCTGAAGATGGCGGTGACTCCTCTGAGTCCAGCAGTGAGGACGAGAGCGAGGATGGGGACGAG AATGAAGAGGATGACGAGGACGAAGACGACGACGaggatgatgatgaggatgaagacaaCGAGTCCGAGGGCAGCagctccagctcctcctcctcaggGGACTCCTCAGACTCTGACTCCAACTGA
- the UBTF gene encoding nucleolar transcription factor 1 isoform X4 produces the protein MPLVLYPKKKPAVCNHRPSREGYGLLELLNPLMRMLDRTAHTQTLSWDGRERPSSRVRDREDQKKLVEWTRCCPGGHKTWACSPGSATESLCMGPLMKYIQDFQREKQEFERNLARFREDHPDLIQNAKKSDIPEKPKTPQQLWYTHEKKVYLKVRPDATTKEVKDSLGKQWSQLSDKKRLKWIHKALEQRKEYEEIMRDYIQKHPELNISEEGITKSTLTKAERQLKDKFDGRPTKPPPNSYSLYCAELMANMKDVPSTERMVLCSQQWKLLSQKEKDAYHKKCDQKKKDYEVELLRFLESLPEEEQQRVLGEEKMLNINKKQATSPASKKPAQEGGKGGSEKPKRPVSAMFIFSEEKRRQLQEERPELSESELTRLLARMWNDLSEKKKAKYKAREAALKAQSERKPGGEREERGKLPESPKRAEEIWQQSVIGDYLARFKNDRVKALKAMEMTWNNMEKKEKLMWIKKAAEDQKRYERELSEMRAPPAATNSSKKMKFQGEPKKPPMNGYQKFSQELLSNGELNHLPLKERMVEIGSRWQRISQSQKEHYKKLAEEQQKQYKVHLDLWVKSLSPQDRAAYKEYISNKRKSMTKLRGPNPKSSRTTLQSKSESEEDDEEDEDDEDEDEEEEDDENGDSSEDGGDSSESSSEDESEDGDENEEDDEDEDDDEDDDEDEDNESEGSSSSSSSSGDSSDSDSN, from the exons ATGCCCTTGGTGCTGTATCCAAAAAAGAAGCCAGCTGTCTGCAACCACCGCCCAAGCAGAGAGGGGTATGGATTGCTGGAACTGTTGAACCCTTTGATGAGGATGTTGGACAGGACTGCACACACCCAAACACTCTCATGGGATGGGAGGGAGAGGCCAAGCTCTAGAGTCAGAGACAGGGAAGACCAGAAGAAACTGGTAGAGTGGACAAGGTGCTGTCCTGGGGGACACAAGACTTGGGCCTGttctcctggctctgccactgaatCGCTGTGTATGGGGCCTTTG ATGAAATATATTCAGGACttccagagagagaaacaggagtTCGAGCGAAACCTGGCCCGATTCAG GGAGGATCACCCCGACCTAATCCAGAATGCCAAGAAATCGGACATCCCAGAGAAGCCCAAAACCCCCCAGCAGCTGTGGTACACCCACGAGAAGAAGGTGTATCTCAAAGTGCGGCCAGAT GCCACTACGAAGGAGGTGAAGGACTCCCTGGGGAAGCAGTGGTCTCAGCTCTCGGACAAAAAGAGGCTGAAATGGATTCATAAGGCCCTGGAGCAGCGGAAGGAGTACGAG GAGATCATGAGAGACTATATCCAGAAGCACCCAGAGCTGAACATCAGTGAGGAGGGTATCACCAAGTCCACCCTCACCAAGGCTGAACGCCAGCTCAAGGACAAGTTTGACGGGCGACCCACCAAGCCACCTCC GAACAGCTACTCGCTGTACTGCGCAGAGCTCATGGCCAACATGAAGGACGTGCCCAGCACGGAGCGCATGGTGCTGTGCAGCCAGCAGTGGAAGCTGCTGTCCCAGAAGGAGAAGGACGCCTATCACAAGAAGTGTGACCAG aaaaagaaagattacGAGGTGGAGCTGCTCCGTTTCCTCGAG AGCCTGCCCGAGGAGGAGCAGCAGCGGGTCTTGGGGGAAGAGAAGATGCTGAACATCAACAAGAAGCAGGCCACCAGCCCTGCCTCCAAGAAGCCAGCCCAGGAAGGGGGCAAG GGCGGCTCCGAGAAGCCCAAGCGGCCCGTGTCGGCCATGTTCATCTTCTCGGAGGAGAAGCGGCGGCAGCTGCAGGAGGAGCGGCCTGAGCTCTCCGAGAGCGAGCTGACTCGCCTGCTGGCCCGAATGTGGAACGACCTGTCTGAGAAGAAGAAG GCCAAGTACAAGGCCCGGGAGGCGGCGCTCAAGGCTCAGTCGGAGAGGAAGCCCGGTGGGGAGCGCGAGGAACGGGGCAAGCTGCCCGAGTCCCCCAAGAGAGCTGAAGAGATCTGGCAACAGAGCGTTATCGGCGACTACCTGGCCCGCTTCAAG AATGATCGGGTGAAGGCCTTGAAAGCCATGGAAATGACCTGGAATAACATGGAAAAGAAGGAGAAACTGATGTGGATTAAGAAGGCAGCCGAAGACCAAAAGCGATACGAG AGAGAGCTGAGTGAGATGCGGGCACCTCCAGCTGCTACAAATTCTTCCAAGAAGATGAAATTCCAGGGAGAACCCAAGAAGCCTCCCAT gaacGGTTACCAGAAGTTCTCCCAGGAGCTGCTGTCCAATGGGGAGCTGAACCACCTGCCGCTGAAGGAGCGCATGGTGGAGATCGGCAGCCGCTGGCAGCGCATCTCCCAGAGCCAGAAGGAGCACTATAAAAAGCTGGCCGAGGAGCAGCAAAAGCAGTACAAGGTGCACCTGGACCTCTGGGTCAAG AGCCTGTCTCCCCAGGACCGTGCAGCATATAAAGAGTACATCTCCAAC AAACGTAAGAGCATGACCAAGCTGCGAGGCCCAAACCCCAAATCCAGCCGGACTACTCTGCAGTCCAAGTCG GAGTCCGAGGAGGATGATGAAGAGGATGAGGATGACGAGGACGaggatgaagaagaggaagatgaTGAGAATGGGGACTCCTCTGAAGATGGCGGTGACTCCTCTGAGTCCAGCAGTGAGGACGAGAGCGAGGATGGGGACGAG AATGAAGAGGATGACGAGGACGAAGACGACGACGaggatgatgatgaggatgaagacaaCGAGTCCGAGGGCAGCagctccagctcctcctcctcaggGGACTCCTCAGACTCTGACTCCAACTGA